TGTTTTCAGTAAAGAAGAACGGTTTCGGAATGGGTGTAGATGTAGCAGGATTTTGCGAGCGATGGGAAGCAGAGAGAGCATCCGTAGCGATTGAGTAGACCGGTACACCGCACAACAGTGCGAAGAGTAACCGTATAGCAAACATCCGCATCGCAACCTCCCGGAATCTTTGAAGTAATTGCAATGTACTAACAGTGGTTTTTTAGTCAAAGGGTTTTCCCATTGAAAGTAAACTCACGAAGAAAAGGGCGGCGACCAACCACCCCTACGATATGGGTTTGGAAACCCGTAGCCACCATTTCAAACACCCAACGGGTTTGGAAACCCGTAACCACTCCAACAAATAACAATTGAAAAGGGGCGTATTGCTACGCCCCTTGTAAGTTGCGCAGACAAGAATGTCTACGCTACGGTCCATTACTTCGCTTGCACGCCACCGCGCTTCGAGAAGAGAACTGCGCCAGTTAAAATTGCCAGCGAAAGTGCCACAATCAACCACTTCATCGGATTGTCGAACATCGTCACGGTTGCTGGTGCAATCAAAATCGCGACGAGATTCATTACTTTAATCATCGGATTCAATGCCGGTCCCGCCGTATCCTTGAGGGGATCGCCGACGGTATCGCCGATGATACCAGCTTTGTGCGCGTCAGTACCTTTACCGCCCAAGAAACCGTCTTCAATCTTCTTCTTGGCATTGTCCCACGCACCGCCGGTATTCGACATAAATACCGCCATTAATTGACCGACCAGAATCGCACCAGCCAAGAAGCCGCCTAACGCATACGCGCCGAGCCAGAAGCCTACCAGAATCGGAGCGAACACTGCAAGCAAGCCCGGTCCGAGTAATTCTTTCTGTGCCGCCGCAGTGGAAATCTGAACGCACTTTGCATAATCCGGTTTACCATATTCACCAACTCCGGTGTATTCCCAGATCCCGGGAATTTCCTTGAACTGGCGGCGAACTTCTTCGACCAATTGCACTGCCGCACGGGATACCGCACGAATCGCAAAACTCGAGAAGAGGAACGGAACTGCACCGCCGATTAGTAATCCAATGAATACATCGGGCAAGTTCACTTGAATGTTCTTCACCAGAATCGATGCGTCCTTCACCGCGACGGTATCGATAAAGGAGCGATACAATGCCACTGCCGCAATAACAGCGGTTGCAATCGCAAAGCCCTTCGTCAATGCCTTCGTCGTGTTACCAACCATATCGAGTCGGGCGACGACATTGTGCGCTGCTTTATTCTCGGTGCCGTCTTTGTTCTTCAATGCGCCGGACATTTCGAAAATACCATTCGCATTATCCGAAATCGGCCCGTAGGTATCCATTGCAAGAACATAGCCAGTCGTAGCAAGCAAACCGAGACCGGCAAGCGCAATCGCATAGGACGCAAACGCCGGATCAGGGAATAAAATAAATGCGGCATAAATCGTAGCGGCAATCGCGACTACGCCCCACACTGCCGATTCCAAACCTTCGGACAAACCGGCAAGAATCAATGTAGCGGGTCCCGTTTTCGCCGAGGCAGCGATTTCAGTTACCGGTTTGTAATAGTCGGCAGTAAAGTATTCCGTCACTTTACCAATGACTTGTGTTAACACGATGCCAAAGAAGGTGGCAAGAAATGCCAACCACCAGAAATCGTTAATGATTCCGGCTAAGGTCATACTCTCCGCTGGAATGTTTGCTGGGATTGCCGGTAAGTTGCCGAAAGTCGAATAAGACACGGCGAAGAAACCGACCGTCGCAATGGCAGAAGAGACATAGAAACCGGTGTTAATCGGCTTCATCGGATTCATGTTCGGATCGTCTTTTCCACGCACTGCCATGACGCCGATAATCGATGCAAAGACACCAACCGCCCGAACCAGTAATGCATAAATGACGAGCTTTAGTGTGAAGGCGGCTGTAAACGAATTTGCCCCTGTCATATCACCGAAGCCGGCATGTTGCAGTGTGCTGCCGACAGCGGCGGCAAGAATGATTGCTGCAACGAGTGTAACTTCGTAGGATTCAAATACGTCGGCAGCCATACCCGCGCAATCACCTACGTTATCGCCTACGTTATCGGCAATGGTTGCGGCGTTACGGGGATCGTCTTCGGGAATACCCGCTTCGATTTTACCAACCAAGTCCGCACCAACGTCTGCCGCTTTCGTGAAGATACCACCGCCAACGCGCATGAAGAGCGCGGCGAGCGATCCACCGAAACCGAAGCCGACGAGTACGAACATTGCATTTTCCTGAAAGACCATAAAGGTGATGGTCGCACCGAGCAAACCAAGACCAACGGTGAACATACCGGAAACGGCGCCAGCTTGGAAAGCGGTTTCCAACGCCCGCTTGAAGCTCGAAAGCGCGGCATGGGCTACGCGCACATTTCCGCGGACAGCAACGCCCATTCCGACATAACCGGCGAGGTACGAAGCGGTGACACCTAACACGAAAGCAATCGAAACGCCTAAGCCGAGTGTCATTGCCGTTGCATCACCCATAAATTCATATTGCGCACGATACAGGAAGAAGAGACCGATACCGATGGCAATCACCAACGGAATCATCGTCTTTACCTGGCGCGACAAATACGCCATCGCCCCTTCTTGGACAGCTTTGGCGACGCCCTGCATCCGTTCGCTGCCGGGGTCCTGCGCAATGGTTTTCTTGAGCCAATAGGCGCCGAACGCTAACGCGACAAATGCCGAACCGAGTACGATAAACAACGGCGGCCAAGCCTCATCGCCGAACGGTAATTGAATCGCTTCACCACCGCCCTCACTGCCGTGTCCGGCAGGCGCTACGACCGGTTGCCCGCCCGTCATCGCATTCAATTGTCCACCGCCCGGTTGCGCAAACAACTGCGGTCCGGCGAACAGTAATCCTAACAGGGCAAGAGTGAGCGTCGCGATCACCCACGTCTTGAGTTTGCGATGCTTCTCGCGCTGTTTGTTATTTCCAGCTTGTTGTGCCATCTCTGGTTTCAACCTCCATGGAATGTTATCATTTTACATTGTGCTATTGCTCACAAATTGCTCGGAATATAATGCAAGGTTGCACAAAGGCAAAGCGAAAATGCAGTTGTGAGATTTATTTTGTGAAAGTAGTTACAAAGATTGGTCGAGTTGGGTGTTCACTTTGCTGTGAACTATTTCCTCACTATCATGGGATAACACCCACTGGGAGGAAGTAATGTTTATGTACATTCGTCTTTCCGTAGTTCTTCTGGTTTCTTTCTATTGTGCCGTTAGTGTCTCTCACTCAGAGCTTCTCTTAGTTCCGGAGGAGTATCCAAGTATCTCTCTCGCAGTACAGAGCGTTCAGCCCTACGATACGATCTCATTAGCTCCCGGCATTTACGGTGATACTATTCGACCGATTGTATCACTCACAATCGAATCGCGCTATCGAGTGTCTGGCGATACAAATGATATCCGGAATACAGTTTGGAATCATACCTTAGGTACAACCTTAATCGTAATCTCCAATAAGACAATTTGTTTTCGAGGTTTGACTTTTTCAGCACCGGGGACTCCGATGTTGAATCGAAACCTCCTGTTAGCTGATTCATCGAGAGTTCTTTTCGAGGATTGCCGGTTCAATGGATCCTATTCAACATCGACTGGACGCATCATCCATCTTACTGGTTTAAGCAGTTTATTGATTACAAGATGTGTTTTCACTGGAACGGAGGAATTCAGTTCTCAACTTATCCGCACTCATTTCGACATTGAAGATAATATTCGTAATAGTTCGTTTACAGGTTATCCCCATAACACAGGAATTCGTTTGATTGAGCTAAACGCTGATACTGTAGTCTTTTCCGGTTGCTATGTTAAAAGTACCGGTCGCCTTGGTGTAATAAGCGGACGAAGATGGTTTTTGATCGAGAATTCATTCTTTCAGTACTTATGCGAAGATGGAATTTGGTTGTTTGCTAGTTCGGAACGACAAAGTTATGTCATAAACTGCCGATTCGATTCGCTAATTGCTAATTCTGAACATGGCGATTATTTGTTCAGTGTTAATTCTGCGTATCCAACAGGAATCGTTTTTGAGAATTGTATTTTCTCGAATTGTCAAACTCAATTAGTCGGAACATCCCGGGGTTTGATTCAAGGTGGTACTATAAGAAATTCCATCTACCGGAATTGTGAGTTTAGAAACAACTCGATGGCTGCAACGCCTTTTCTGCATATCCTATCTCGTGGAGATATGGATTCATGCCGCTTCATTGGAAATTCAATCAATGGATCACTCTTTGGTTGGCATTTTGCCCGTGATACAATAATAATCCAAAACTGTGATTTCATCGATAACCACATAACAACTTTCCTCTACCAGAATAATACTGTGATGTATGCCCCCAACTGCTATTGGGGCGATCCCAGTGGTCCCCATTGGGTTGGCAATCCAAATGGACTGGGACTCGAGTTACCAGACAATGTCAATCCCGTTCCATGGCGGACGACACCAGTGTTTCCGGAAACGGGTGTGCGTGAACCGGTAACTACTTTGTCACCAACTCGATACTCGCTGTCGGCGTATCCCAATCCCTTCAATAGTACCCTGTCCATTCATTGGTCGGGCAATAATCCTCCTTTGAAATCGATCACTGTATTCGATGCCTTGGGACGAAAGGTTCATGACTTACCGACCACCGATTTCCGGGGTAATCGACTCTTGTGGAAACCAACTCACCTTGCCAATGGGATTTATTACCTGTCGGTACGTGATGAGCATAGCGTTGGTGTTTCTCTACCTGTGATCTATCTGAAATGAGTTTTCGTTGGGCAAAGTTGGACATTTCTTGATGCAATAACAATCATCGAATTGTATATAGGGCATTGCGATTGCCGATTGCAATAACCCAATGTCACGAACACCAAAAACGCCACCATAACGTTGAATTTGGTTTTTGTGTATCTTTAACACTTCATCCCATGTTAGAAATGGATATCCATTGACTATTCGGCTAACATTTTCAAGGTCTGTCCATACTTCCGGTTCACTTCTTCGAGCGCTTTTTCGACTTGTTTTTGTCTCGCACCAGTGCGGTTCGGTCGAACCATCAGAACATCGCCATTGGTCGAGAGTTCGAGCGGCGTTTCCGGTTTGATATGCAACAAATCAAGGATCGGACGATCAATAATCAACGCCCAACACCATGCTTTATGAGTGTTTTTGTCATCACAACTTCCTTATCGTATACACAATGTATCTCCAGCGGATCTAAGAATCAATTGCGTTCGTCAAAGCAACCGGTTTCTTGCATCCCACAAAAACCTTGCTTATACTCTTACTCGCCCCTGTGGGCGAATTGTACAACTGTACCATCTACCACACAACGAAAATGACCCCGCCGGTCAGTCGCCCGTACCGCGGTGGACAAGAATTCTAAAGGATCTCGGAACTCGGGATTCGGGGTTCGGTAAGCAGTTTTTACGATATCCGATCCCCTAAATCCGAATTCCCTTTGGAATCGTCCGCGCGCCAATGCGGTACGGCGCCGGATGCCACTGTGCGTACCGCCAAAATTACGGACACAAAATGGATTCCAAACTATACGATGTCAAAGACCTCGGCCTCGCCGCCGATGGAAAACGCCGCATTCTCTGGGCAGAACAAGATATGCCCGTCCTGCTCCAGTTGCGCGAACGCTATGCGAAAGAAAAACCGCTTAAAGGGATGCGTTGCGCTTGCTGTCTCCACGTCACCGCCGAGACCGCAAATCTCGTCCGCACCCTGAAAATTGGTGGCGCAGAAGTCTTTCTGGTCGCCAGCAATCCGCTCTCCACGCAGGACGACGTCGCCGCTGCCTTAGTCGCCGAATACAACATTCCGACGATGGCAATCAAAGGAGAAGACAACGACTCCTATTTCCGCCACCTCCACGCCGCCATCGCCTTCGATCCGAATGTAACGATGGACGACGGCTGCGATTTGGTTTCACTCATGCACAAAGAATATCCCGAAAAAGCGGCGAAGATTTTAGGCGGTTGCGAAGAGACCACCACCGGCGTTATTCGCTTAAAGGCAATGGCGAAAGACGGCGCACTCAAATATCCCGTGATTGCAGTCAATGATGCGAAGACCAAGAACTTGTTCGATAATCGCTACGGTACCGGACAAAGCACCGTCGACGGCATCATCCGCGCGACCGACGTACTTATCGCCGGTAAATTTGTCGTTGTCGCCGGCTACGGTTGGTGCGGCCGCGGATTCGCCACCCGGATGAAAGGGATGGGCGCGAACGTAATCGTTACCGAAATCGATCCGATCAAGGCGATTGAAGCGGCGATGGACGGCTTCATGGTGATGCCGATGGCGGATGCAGCGAAAATCGGCGATGTCTTCTGCACGTTGACTGGTAACAAACACGTCCTCCGTCCCGAACATTTTGCCGTCATGAAGAGCGGCGCGATGATGGCGAACAGCGGCCACTTCGATTGCGAAATTGATATCCCCGGTCTCGAAAAAGTCGCGAAGGAAAAGCTCACGAATACCCGGAAATTCGTTGACACCTACATCATGTCTGACGGCCGCAAACTGCATCTGCTCGCCGAAGGGCGGTTGGTGAATTTGAGTGCGGCGGAAGGTCACCCGGCATCGGTAATGGATATGAGTTTCTCGACGCAAGCATTGTCGGCAGAGTATATCAAGAACAACGCTGGTAAACTTTCGGCGAGTGTCCACGACGTTCCCGTCGAAACCGAAAATTGGATTTCGACATTGAAACTCAAGTCGATGGGCATCACGATTGATGAACTAACCCCGGAGCAAGTCGAGTACCTCGCCGGCTGGTCGGAAGGCACCTGATCGGGGTTTAGGGGTTCGGGAATAGGGGTTAGGAATTAGGGAAAAGAATAGGATTCCTTGATTCGACAAGTTACCACTGTGTAAAAACAGAGCGGGGCGTAGCGATACGTCCCGTTTTTGTTTTTACCCGTGCTACCACCACTGTAACATGCAAAATAAGTTAGAAGTGATTGCAATCGTCACAGTTCGTTGAGATATCGAATGACAGTAAATTCGCTTGACTTCCACCGTGATATTTTTAACCTTACTCTTGTAAAGAAACTTGAGAAATGAGGTTACTGGGATGCGACATTTTCAACTTGGCTTTACCTTTTTCGTTTCTTTGTTGGTTCTGTTGATTACACTTCCCGTAGCACAAGCGCAGGATAGTCTAAACGTCCGGCATGTGGGGTCCTTGTACGACTTTTGGGATGACGCCTCCGATTTCGCAGTCGAAGGAAATTACGTCTACATTGCTACCGATGTTACCGGTTTACGTATTCTTGACATAAGCGATCCATCTTCTCCGCACGAAGTCGCATCGTTTCGGCCACAGTTTCCGATTACCAAGGTTCAAGTTCACGACACTTTAGCGTTTGTTTCCAATGGCAATCATCAAGTCCACATTGTAAGTATTTCATCGCCACTCGCTCCTCGTTATCTATCGCATTTCGACGCCGTCTCCTCAATTCTGAGTTTTTTCATCAACGATACGCTGCTATTCTTAGCTTGCGATACGAACGGTGTCCGGATTGTTTCGATAACGAATCCGGAAGCGCCGGTCGAGGTAGGATTTTTCGATACAGCTGGTAACACAGCTGCAATTTGCGTCGAAGGACAGACCACATATGTTGCCGATGGAAGTAATGGTGTAAGGATTTTAAATACGTCGAATCCTATGGCTCCGATTGAAGTTGGATCATTTGTAAATGGTCAAAACTACACAAGAATTGATGTGAAAGATAGCATTGTCTATGCTTATGGGACCTATCGTCTCAATGTATTAAATGTCAGGAGTCCGAGTCTGCCTGTTCTAATACAAAGGATTACTGTAGGAGTAAATTACTTAAAAATATTTTTTAATCAATCCTATGTTTATGTAAATACAATCAGTTTAAATGTTTATCAACGTTTACCATCCGATTCGCTTGCTTCATTAGGAACGATGTCAAATTTCATGTGTCATGGAGAAATTGAAATGAGAAATAATCATCTATATGATTGTTCAATAAGTTTCCTAAATATCAGTTCATTCGCTTCTCCTACAACAGTGGAAACTGTTTGTAATTATCCACTACCACAAAACACTGTTTTAGGTGTCACAATGCACGATTCGCTTGCTTTCGTGTCTTGTAGTGAATATGGATTGCGATTTGTAGACCTTGTAGACCCTGAACATCCACAAGAAATTAGTCATATCGATGCACATGGCTCGGTTGAAGACGTAAAAGTAGATGGAAATACTGCATTTGTGGCAGAATATAATTTTGGTCTATCGGTTGTCGATATAACCAATCCCTATTCACCGATAGTTCTTGATACACTGCAGAATAATGCTTATTGTATAGAGATCCATGGTGATTATTTGTTTGCAACTAATGGCAACTATTTGAAGATTTTTGACATAAGCCGTTCTGATTCTATATTTGAAACAGCTTCGATTACACGTATTTCAGAATACGCAAATGTATATGATATGGCTTTCAGTAATAATTATCTTTACCTAACAGATGGCTGGCTAAATACCGTGTATTGCTTAAATGTCATTGATCCGTATTCTCCATTTGTTGATGGTACATTTTCGCTTACACAATACGGTCCGTTGGGTATAGATGCTGACAACAATTATTTATATATATCAAATACTCGCGGATATGAAGTGTTTAATGCATCCAATCCCGATTCTATTGTATCGGTTAGTTTGCTGCAGCTTAACGGAACAAGTTATGGTTTAAAATTGGCTGACCATCAACTTGCCGTATCGTTATTTAACGCAGGAATTGGGGTAGTTAATGTATGGGATCCTTCCAATCCCTATCTTACCGGATTCTATCGTCGAATTGACAGTAAAATGGTTAACCTGTCCTGGATGGGAAATCATGTTGTATGCGCGAACACATATTCACTCGATGTATACGATGTGAGCGATGCGCTCGGAGTACGTGAAGTTATCGCCAGCAAACCGCCCACCGAGTATCAATTACACCAAAATTTCCCCAACCCATTCAATGCTACGACTACCATCGAATACGCACTTCCGAATGCGGGCAGAGTCGAGTTGAAATTGTTCGATCTCATGGGACGAGAAGTCTCAACGTTAGTCGATCGAATGCAAACGCCCGGTACTTATCAAGTAAAAGTGAATTCGGAGCAGTTATCCTCAGGGACATACTTCTATCGCCTCTCCGTCGGTTCATTCGTCGCGACTCGCAAATTTGTCGTGTTGCGATAACAAGAGTTGCGCGAAATGAACAACACAGTTCCACAAAAATCGTTGAATGTCTAAGGACGCAAACGCTAGCGCTCATCTTTTGTAGTAGGGACTGACGCTCCTGTCTGTCCTCTGAAATGCGTAGGGGCAAGACCCAATGGGTCATCCTATTTTTACAGGTCTGGAGACCTGTCCGTACCCATGTCAGGCAAGATTGCCTAACCTCCAAACGTGAGCGGGGCGTAGCAGTACTCCTCGTTTTCGTTTTGAGGAACACGGAACGGAGGGCGTACGGAGAACGTCAATTTGGTTTGTGTGGTCAGGCGTTTTTAGTGGAGTAGGGGCGGGCATGGGAGCCCACCCCTACCCGCTAATGAGAATCCACTAAAGAATCTGCAACAAGAGTTTGCGGCTACGTTAGGTATAGGGGCGAATGCCAATCGCCCCTTACGAGAGGACTCGATAATATTCCCCCCCTTTCCCTTCGTATCTTCTTATTGATGGACTCAATGTCAATGCTACAGGCGGTGGCGCGCTTCTTTTCCTTTGCCGATGCAAATGTAAGATATGTCGCGCTCGGTTCGCTCCTGCTCGGTGCGCTGGGTGGGCTGCTCGGCGTATTCACCCTGCTCAAGCGGCGGTCACTCATCGGCGACGCGTTGGCGCATGCCGCGTTACCCGGCGTCTGTCTCGCATTTCTGTTCAGCGGCAATAAATCGCCCGGCTGGCTACTCGCCGGAGCTGTCGCCACCGGATTGCTCGCCGTATTCGTGTTGCGCCTCCTCGAGAAGAATTTTCCCCGCATCAAAACCGACGCGGCGCTGGGATTAGTGTTAACGGTATTCTTCGGGATCGGCATCCTCCTCTTGACCCATATCTCCCGCGGCGGCGACGGGGGACAATCGGGACTCGATAAATTTCTCTTTGGACAAGCCGCCGGAATGCTCCCGGTCGATGTTTGGTGGATCGGAGTCTTCGCAGCGTGCGTCTCCGCCATTCTCCTCATCGCCTTCAAAGAA
This sequence is a window from bacterium. Protein-coding genes within it:
- a CDS encoding sodium-translocating pyrophosphatase, whose product is MAQQAGNNKQREKHRKLKTWVIATLTLALLGLLFAGPQLFAQPGGGQLNAMTGGQPVVAPAGHGSEGGGEAIQLPFGDEAWPPLFIVLGSAFVALAFGAYWLKKTIAQDPGSERMQGVAKAVQEGAMAYLSRQVKTMIPLVIAIGIGLFFLYRAQYEFMGDATAMTLGLGVSIAFVLGVTASYLAGYVGMGVAVRGNVRVAHAALSSFKRALETAFQAGAVSGMFTVGLGLLGATITFMVFQENAMFVLVGFGFGGSLAALFMRVGGGIFTKAADVGADLVGKIEAGIPEDDPRNAATIADNVGDNVGDCAGMAADVFESYEVTLVAAIILAAAVGSTLQHAGFGDMTGANSFTAAFTLKLVIYALLVRAVGVFASIIGVMAVRGKDDPNMNPMKPINTGFYVSSAIATVGFFAVSYSTFGNLPAIPANIPAESMTLAGIINDFWWLAFLATFFGIVLTQVIGKVTEYFTADYYKPVTEIAASAKTGPATLILAGLSEGLESAVWGVVAIAATIYAAFILFPDPAFASYAIALAGLGLLATTGYVLAMDTYGPISDNANGIFEMSGALKNKDGTENKAAHNVVARLDMVGNTTKALTKGFAIATAVIAAVALYRSFIDTVAVKDASILVKNIQVNLPDVFIGLLIGGAVPFLFSSFAIRAVSRAAVQLVEEVRRQFKEIPGIWEYTGVGEYGKPDYAKCVQISTAAAQKELLGPGLLAVFAPILVGFWLGAYALGGFLAGAILVGQLMAVFMSNTGGAWDNAKKKIEDGFLGGKGTDAHKAGIIGDTVGDPLKDTAGPALNPMIKVMNLVAILIAPATVTMFDNPMKWLIVALSLAILTGAVLFSKRGGVQAK
- a CDS encoding T9SS type A sorting domain-containing protein, which gives rise to MRHFQLGFTFFVSLLVLLITLPVAQAQDSLNVRHVGSLYDFWDDASDFAVEGNYVYIATDVTGLRILDISDPSSPHEVASFRPQFPITKVQVHDTLAFVSNGNHQVHIVSISSPLAPRYLSHFDAVSSILSFFINDTLLFLACDTNGVRIVSITNPEAPVEVGFFDTAGNTAAICVEGQTTYVADGSNGVRILNTSNPMAPIEVGSFVNGQNYTRIDVKDSIVYAYGTYRLNVLNVRSPSLPVLIQRITVGVNYLKIFFNQSYVYVNTISLNVYQRLPSDSLASLGTMSNFMCHGEIEMRNNHLYDCSISFLNISSFASPTTVETVCNYPLPQNTVLGVTMHDSLAFVSCSEYGLRFVDLVDPEHPQEISHIDAHGSVEDVKVDGNTAFVAEYNFGLSVVDITNPYSPIVLDTLQNNAYCIEIHGDYLFATNGNYLKIFDISRSDSIFETASITRISEYANVYDMAFSNNYLYLTDGWLNTVYCLNVIDPYSPFVDGTFSLTQYGPLGIDADNNYLYISNTRGYEVFNASNPDSIVSVSLLQLNGTSYGLKLADHQLAVSLFNAGIGVVNVWDPSNPYLTGFYRRIDSKMVNLSWMGNHVVCANTYSLDVYDVSDALGVREVIASKPPTEYQLHQNFPNPFNATTTIEYALPNAGRVELKLFDLMGREVSTLVDRMQTPGTYQVKVNSEQLSSGTYFYRLSVGSFVATRKFVVLR
- a CDS encoding AbrB/MazE/SpoVT family DNA-binding domain-containing protein; translated protein: MIIDRPILDLLHIKPETPLELSTNGDVLMVRPNRTGARQKQVEKALEEVNRKYGQTLKMLAE
- the ahcY gene encoding adenosylhomocysteinase, which encodes MDSKLYDVKDLGLAADGKRRILWAEQDMPVLLQLRERYAKEKPLKGMRCACCLHVTAETANLVRTLKIGGAEVFLVASNPLSTQDDVAAALVAEYNIPTMAIKGEDNDSYFRHLHAAIAFDPNVTMDDGCDLVSLMHKEYPEKAAKILGGCEETTTGVIRLKAMAKDGALKYPVIAVNDAKTKNLFDNRYGTGQSTVDGIIRATDVLIAGKFVVVAGYGWCGRGFATRMKGMGANVIVTEIDPIKAIEAAMDGFMVMPMADAAKIGDVFCTLTGNKHVLRPEHFAVMKSGAMMANSGHFDCEIDIPGLEKVAKEKLTNTRKFVDTYIMSDGRKLHLLAEGRLVNLSAAEGHPASVMDMSFSTQALSAEYIKNNAGKLSASVHDVPVETENWISTLKLKSMGITIDELTPEQVEYLAGWSEGT
- a CDS encoding T9SS type A sorting domain-containing protein, which translates into the protein MFMYIRLSVVLLVSFYCAVSVSHSELLLVPEEYPSISLAVQSVQPYDTISLAPGIYGDTIRPIVSLTIESRYRVSGDTNDIRNTVWNHTLGTTLIVISNKTICFRGLTFSAPGTPMLNRNLLLADSSRVLFEDCRFNGSYSTSTGRIIHLTGLSSLLITRCVFTGTEEFSSQLIRTHFDIEDNIRNSSFTGYPHNTGIRLIELNADTVVFSGCYVKSTGRLGVISGRRWFLIENSFFQYLCEDGIWLFASSERQSYVINCRFDSLIANSEHGDYLFSVNSAYPTGIVFENCIFSNCQTQLVGTSRGLIQGGTIRNSIYRNCEFRNNSMAATPFLHILSRGDMDSCRFIGNSINGSLFGWHFARDTIIIQNCDFIDNHITTFLYQNNTVMYAPNCYWGDPSGPHWVGNPNGLGLELPDNVNPVPWRTTPVFPETGVREPVTTLSPTRYSLSAYPNPFNSTLSIHWSGNNPPLKSITVFDALGRKVHDLPTTDFRGNRLLWKPTHLANGIYYLSVRDEHSVGVSLPVIYLK